One segment of Streptomyces sp. XD-27 DNA contains the following:
- a CDS encoding saccharopine dehydrogenase NADP-binding domain-containing protein, giving the protein MIGIIGGYGAVGAETARLLSLWDIGPLRLGGRDPERARRFAAAHLPGAEATAVDVDDDASLAAFVRGCELVVHCAGPSYRTAERVAYAALIAGAHHVDAGGGERLDALGMAAGTRSLLFAAGAVPGLSGLLPRWLAAQDFDAVHGLTAYTGVLDRFTATGAEDYLHGVLGGANEPLAAWQDGGRRSGALTRRAAVELPFFPRPVAAFPYLDAEGDRLARELSLVHGRWYTVLDGEHLGAALDAARALDRGEAVAGLCRATALDAAGRTPYVTFLVQADGTAAGRPLSRTAVLRAPGIARLTGAVTAVAALAVLRGEAPSGAHAAATALDPQATLARLRETPGLCDVTVFDGPLDALVTVEEGVL; this is encoded by the coding sequence GTGATCGGCATCATCGGTGGCTACGGGGCCGTGGGGGCCGAGACGGCCCGGCTCCTGAGCCTGTGGGACATCGGCCCGCTGCGGCTGGGCGGACGCGACCCGGAACGTGCCCGGCGGTTCGCCGCCGCGCACCTGCCCGGCGCGGAGGCGACGGCGGTCGACGTGGACGACGACGCGTCGCTGGCGGCGTTCGTCCGGGGCTGCGAGCTGGTCGTGCACTGCGCGGGACCCTCGTACCGGACGGCCGAACGGGTGGCGTACGCGGCGCTGATCGCCGGTGCGCACCATGTGGACGCGGGCGGGGGCGAGCGGCTGGACGCCCTCGGCATGGCGGCGGGTACGCGCAGTCTGCTGTTCGCGGCGGGTGCCGTCCCCGGTCTGTCGGGGCTGCTGCCCCGCTGGCTCGCCGCTCAGGACTTCGACGCGGTGCACGGCCTGACCGCGTACACCGGAGTGCTCGACCGCTTCACCGCGACGGGCGCGGAGGACTATCTGCACGGTGTCCTCGGCGGCGCCAACGAGCCGCTCGCCGCCTGGCAGGACGGCGGCCGCCGGTCCGGGGCGCTGACCCGGCGGGCCGCGGTGGAGCTGCCGTTCTTTCCGCGCCCTGTCGCGGCGTTCCCGTATCTCGACGCCGAGGGTGACCGGCTCGCGCGGGAGCTGTCGCTGGTCCATGGCCGCTGGTACACCGTGCTGGACGGCGAGCATCTGGGCGCCGCGCTGGACGCGGCCCGCGCCCTGGACCGGGGCGAGGCGGTCGCCGGGCTGTGCCGGGCCACCGCGCTGGATGCCGCGGGGCGTACGCCGTACGTGACGTTCCTGGTCCAGGCCGACGGTACGGCAGCCGGCCGCCCCCTCAGCCGTACCGCCGTGTTGCGGGCCCCGGGCATCGCCCGGCTCACCGGCGCCGTCACCGCCGTGGCCGCCCTGGCGGTACTGCGCGGCGAGGCTCCGAGCGGTGCGCATGCCGCCGCGACGGCCCTCGACCCGCAGGCGACTCTCGCACGGTTGCGGGAGACACCGGGGCTGTGCGACGTGACGGTCTTCGACGGGCCGCTCGACGCGCTCGTCACGGTCGAGGAGGGGGTCCTGTGA
- a CDS encoding bifunctional Gfo/Idh/MocA family oxidoreductase/class I SAM-dependent methyltransferase, with protein MTDIRQGAPRQRLRVVVCGTTFGQFYLAALARLAEEFEVVGVLGKGSARSAACARRFDVPLFTDVGQLPDDVDLACVVVRSGVMGGPGTDLAMALLRRGIHVVQEQPVHHDDLVACLREARRHNVRYRLGDLYVRLPAVRRFGAVARALLARQPAVYVDAACSTQVAFPLLHILGDALPSVRPWRIAAVGASGGGPFTLLTGVIGGVPLTLRVHNEVDPADPDNHLHLLHRVTIGTEGGSLTLSDTHGPVLWNPRLHIPDAVKNRFDFADAESAHLRRPSATLLGPPRPPGYDRVLGELWPDAIGRDLLALRAAILGDPGAERPDQYHLTLSRMWQDVTSALGYPALREGMVHRPLPVGELLAAAATVEDESAALSAPPHRSADVLASAAAAAQAQVRGVTTEEVSTFVERLDEAVLSSMLLALQGHGVLDDPGRGHGEADILDAARVAPRHHGLIRQWLHVLAERGLITVHDGLLHGGQPVGTADAARDWDRAAEAWTGRLGSAEFIDYLRLNAERLPELMTGEQQAALLLFPEGRTGTADAVYRDTVTARYLNAAVGAAVRGFAAAAPEDRTLRVLEVGAGTGATTEAVARALAEDGNRVDYLFTDVSNFFLVTAKERFARHPWIRFGLFDIDQDPAEQGFSPGSVDVVVAAGVLNNARDTDATVRRLVELLAPGGRLLITEPTREHLEILASQAFMMTAPEDARQRTGTTFLSRGQWLEALAGAGVENVVVLPGEDHPLAPLGQRLFTGRKAAGPC; from the coding sequence GTGACGGACATACGACAGGGCGCCCCGCGCCAGAGGCTCCGAGTCGTGGTGTGCGGGACGACGTTCGGGCAGTTCTATCTGGCCGCGCTCGCCCGGCTGGCCGAGGAGTTCGAGGTCGTCGGGGTGCTGGGCAAGGGCAGTGCGCGGTCGGCCGCGTGCGCGCGCCGCTTCGACGTGCCGCTCTTCACCGACGTCGGTCAGCTCCCCGATGACGTCGACCTGGCCTGTGTCGTGGTGCGTTCAGGGGTGATGGGCGGGCCGGGTACCGACCTGGCCATGGCTCTGCTGCGCCGTGGCATCCATGTCGTCCAGGAGCAGCCCGTGCACCACGACGACCTCGTGGCGTGCCTGCGCGAGGCGCGGCGGCACAACGTGCGCTACCGGCTCGGGGACCTGTACGTGCGGCTGCCCGCGGTACGCCGCTTCGGCGCGGTGGCCCGTGCGCTACTCGCCCGGCAGCCGGCGGTCTACGTCGACGCCGCCTGCTCCACCCAGGTCGCCTTCCCGCTGCTGCACATCCTGGGCGATGCGCTGCCGTCCGTACGCCCGTGGCGGATCGCGGCGGTGGGTGCCTCGGGCGGGGGCCCGTTCACCCTGCTCACCGGAGTGATCGGCGGGGTTCCGCTCACCCTGCGGGTGCACAACGAGGTCGATCCGGCGGACCCGGACAACCATCTGCATCTGCTGCACCGAGTGACCATCGGGACGGAGGGCGGCAGCCTCACCCTGTCCGATACGCACGGACCCGTTCTGTGGAACCCGCGCCTGCACATCCCGGACGCGGTCAAGAACCGCTTCGACTTCGCCGACGCGGAGTCGGCGCACCTCCGCCGGCCGAGCGCGACGCTGCTCGGCCCGCCGCGGCCGCCGGGCTACGACCGCGTCCTCGGCGAACTGTGGCCGGATGCGATCGGGCGGGACCTGCTGGCGCTGCGTGCCGCGATCCTGGGGGACCCGGGCGCCGAACGCCCGGATCAGTACCACCTGACGCTCTCCAGGATGTGGCAGGACGTCACCTCGGCGCTGGGCTACCCCGCGCTGCGGGAGGGCATGGTCCACCGGCCGCTGCCGGTCGGCGAGCTGCTGGCCGCAGCTGCCACCGTCGAGGACGAGTCCGCCGCCCTCTCCGCTCCCCCGCACCGATCCGCGGACGTTCTCGCATCCGCGGCCGCCGCCGCGCAGGCGCAGGTGCGCGGCGTCACCACCGAGGAGGTCAGCACCTTCGTCGAGCGCCTGGACGAGGCCGTACTGTCCTCGATGCTGCTGGCGCTCCAAGGCCACGGCGTGCTGGACGATCCCGGACGCGGCCACGGCGAGGCCGACATCCTCGACGCGGCGCGCGTGGCGCCCCGGCATCACGGGCTGATCCGGCAGTGGCTGCACGTCCTCGCCGAACGTGGGCTGATCACGGTCCACGACGGCCTGCTCCACGGCGGGCAGCCGGTCGGCACGGCCGATGCCGCCCGGGACTGGGACCGGGCAGCCGAGGCATGGACCGGCCGCCTGGGGTCGGCGGAGTTCATCGACTACCTGCGGCTCAACGCCGAGCGCCTACCGGAGCTGATGACCGGCGAGCAGCAGGCAGCCCTGCTCCTGTTCCCGGAAGGACGGACCGGAACAGCCGACGCCGTCTACCGGGACACGGTGACGGCGCGGTACCTCAACGCGGCGGTCGGCGCGGCCGTCCGCGGCTTCGCGGCGGCAGCGCCCGAGGACCGTACGCTGCGTGTCCTGGAGGTCGGCGCCGGCACCGGGGCGACCACGGAGGCGGTCGCCCGCGCCCTGGCGGAGGACGGGAACCGGGTCGACTACCTGTTCACCGATGTCTCGAACTTCTTCCTCGTCACGGCGAAGGAGCGCTTCGCGCGGCATCCGTGGATCCGCTTCGGGCTGTTCGACATCGACCAGGACCCCGCTGAGCAGGGCTTCTCCCCCGGCTCCGTGGATGTGGTCGTCGCCGCCGGGGTGCTGAACAACGCGCGCGACACCGATGCCACCGTCCGGCGCCTCGTCGAGCTGCTGGCGCCCGGCGGCCGGCTGCTCATCACCGAACCGACCCGCGAGCACCTGGAGATCCTGGCTTCGCAGGCGTTCATGATGACCGCTCCCGAGGACGCCCGGCAGCGGACGGGCACGACGTTTCTGTCACGCGGCCAATGGCTGGAGGCGCTCGCGGGAGCGGGCGTCGAGAACGTGGTGGTCCTGCCGGGCGAGGATCACCCGCTGGCCCCGCTGGGGCAGCGGCTCTTCACGGGGCGGAAGGCGGCCGGTCCGTGCTGA
- a CDS encoding VOC family protein, protein MLKCSHVLCKVDDLRATVRDYEELGFTVEWGSAPERAHNALIWFAEGPFIELFELPRAFAFLRWPLGAVFGAAAGARLARWAGPGEGWRDLALETADTDLAGVRSALRGAGVPVSRVMKGRRTRPDGGPVRYQFLAPRPAALPFVVSAYDPPQRPARIVHPNGARGIARVRMGVAEADRPFYDALIGEDRWLAAEPAARTGVLGVAVAGLESEPDPAKLHGAQLTAATRKDV, encoded by the coding sequence GTGCTGAAGTGCAGTCACGTCCTCTGCAAGGTCGACGACCTTCGCGCGACCGTACGGGACTACGAGGAACTCGGGTTCACCGTGGAGTGGGGCAGTGCCCCCGAGCGGGCCCACAACGCGCTGATCTGGTTCGCGGAGGGGCCGTTCATCGAGCTGTTCGAACTGCCCCGTGCCTTCGCGTTCCTGCGGTGGCCGCTCGGCGCCGTCTTCGGGGCGGCTGCGGGAGCGCGCCTGGCCCGGTGGGCGGGGCCGGGCGAAGGGTGGCGCGATCTCGCGCTGGAGACCGCGGACACCGATCTCGCCGGAGTCCGGTCCGCCCTGCGCGGGGCGGGTGTGCCGGTCTCCCGCGTGATGAAGGGCAGGCGCACCCGTCCGGACGGCGGGCCTGTGCGCTACCAGTTCCTCGCGCCGCGCCCGGCCGCGCTGCCGTTCGTCGTCTCCGCCTACGACCCGCCGCAGCGCCCGGCCCGGATCGTCCACCCCAATGGGGCACGGGGCATCGCCCGGGTCCGGATGGGAGTGGCGGAAGCCGACCGGCCCTTCTACGACGCGCTCATCGGTGAGGACCGGTGGCTGGCGGCCGAACCCGCTGCCCGCACGGGGGTCCTGGGCGTGGCGGTGGCCGGGCTGGAGAGCGAACCGGACCCCGCCAAGCTGCACGGTGCCCAGCTCACCGCCGCCACCCGGAAGGACGTGTGA
- a CDS encoding FAD-binding oxidoreductase, producing the protein MDSTSTSTTRGVWAGFRGEVITPGTPGYDTARRVRNARIDRRPALIARCTGAEDVATALAHARAHRLPVAVRGGGAHVAGWGTCDGGVVLDLSPMKRVEVDAEARLAVAEAGVTWGEFDPATQRFGLAVPGPRNTGVGIAGHTLGGGVGDLSRRYGLTSDNAVFFDVVTADGRQVRAGAEENPELFWGLRGGGGNFGVVTRFGFRLHPVSGVVAGPLIHPADQVPAALRTARDWLATAPDEASLVALVWTAPPLPFVPEELHFERCAVLIPTWFGDPGRADEVLAPLRRGDPKPVSDGVAAMSYVAYQRLLPSPPDFADQHVYNRGELLGELSDPTIDMLVEYWRAAGPNFSVVFGALGGAISRAPAGPTAYAHRDARWFVEICAQWYGAADNPAHIQPARRGWQSLQDVTRGPYSNLLPDPGTEWVRAAYGPETYERLALLKHTWDPHNVFRFNANVPPLAGGTGDPERPPRG; encoded by the coding sequence ATGGATTCGACATCGACATCGACAACGCGGGGCGTGTGGGCGGGCTTCCGGGGTGAGGTGATCACGCCGGGCACGCCTGGGTACGACACCGCCCGGCGCGTGCGGAACGCCCGGATCGACCGGCGGCCCGCGCTGATCGCCCGCTGTACCGGCGCCGAGGACGTCGCCACCGCCCTCGCCCACGCCCGCGCACACCGCCTGCCCGTCGCCGTACGCGGCGGCGGGGCCCACGTCGCGGGCTGGGGGACGTGCGACGGCGGCGTGGTGCTCGACCTCTCCCCCATGAAGCGCGTCGAGGTCGATGCCGAGGCCCGGCTCGCCGTCGCCGAAGCGGGCGTCACCTGGGGCGAGTTCGACCCGGCCACGCAGAGGTTCGGGCTCGCCGTGCCGGGACCGCGCAACACGGGTGTCGGGATCGCCGGCCACACCCTGGGCGGCGGGGTCGGAGACCTGTCCCGGAGGTACGGGCTCACCAGCGACAACGCCGTCTTCTTCGACGTCGTCACGGCCGACGGCAGGCAGGTGCGGGCCGGCGCCGAGGAGAACCCCGAACTGTTCTGGGGTCTGCGCGGCGGCGGGGGCAATTTCGGGGTGGTCACCCGGTTCGGATTCCGGCTCCATCCGGTGAGCGGTGTGGTGGCCGGCCCGCTGATCCACCCGGCGGACCAGGTGCCCGCCGCGCTCCGCACCGCCCGGGACTGGCTCGCCACCGCACCGGACGAGGCGTCGCTGGTCGCCCTCGTCTGGACCGCCCCGCCCCTGCCCTTCGTCCCCGAAGAGCTGCACTTCGAGCGCTGCGCGGTCCTCATCCCGACCTGGTTCGGCGACCCGGGTCGTGCCGACGAGGTGCTCGCCCCGCTGCGCCGTGGCGATCCGAAGCCGGTCTCGGACGGTGTCGCCGCCATGTCCTACGTGGCCTACCAGCGGCTGCTTCCTTCCCCGCCGGACTTCGCCGACCAGCACGTCTACAACCGGGGCGAGCTGCTCGGCGAGCTCTCGGACCCGACGATCGACATGCTCGTCGAGTACTGGCGGGCCGCCGGGCCCAACTTCTCGGTGGTCTTCGGAGCCCTCGGTGGAGCGATCAGCCGGGCGCCCGCCGGACCGACCGCGTACGCCCACCGCGACGCCCGGTGGTTCGTGGAGATCTGCGCCCAGTGGTACGGGGCCGCCGACAACCCCGCGCACATCCAGCCCGCCCGCCGCGGCTGGCAGTCGCTGCAGGACGTGACGCGAGGGCCCTATTCGAACCTGCTGCCGGACCCCGGCACGGAGTGGGTGCGGGCCGCCTACGGCCCCGAGACCTACGAGCGGCTGGCGCTGCTCAAGCACACCTGGGACCCGCACAACGTGTTCCGGTTCAACGCCAACGTCCCACCCCTGGCCGGCGGCACAGGGGACCCCGAGCGGCCGCCGCGCGGCTGA
- a CDS encoding AMP-binding protein: MTNETTIVDLIAELRGAGVQLWEEAGQLRYRAPKGVLTGERLQALRAHKAAVVERLRADSGPAAIAPDEAARHEPFPLTDIQAAYLLGRNDVFGFGGVACHVYLEVNYPDLEPKRVEAAWNTLVKRHDMLRAVVEADGYQRVLPTVPRLSVPATDLREAGAEQVRSALESTRTELGHRVYATEHWPLFELRVTRLDERAVLHLSMDFLIADWASIWLLLAEFEALHADPAHQLPPVDLQFRDYLLAERQLRETSGYQRDKDYWWARLDELPAAPELPPAERPADAASTAETPRFRRRFLKLDTPAWEQLKQRAQRRGLTPSSVVLSAYAAIVERWSRTPRFSLNLTVLNRLPLHPQVNRMVGDFTSVNLLAVDWSAGRSFTERAASLSGQLFDDLDHRLCSGVEVMRELARRRGREAALMPVVFTSAIGLGEPDAGERATGRLDGFGITQTPQVFIDCQAMDDAEGLQVNWDVREGVFPDRVVDDMFDAFETLLRALAAEDERWDADAGAAVPLPDWQAEERRRANDTAAPLPDGLLHHDVLARAALTPDRPAVIGPRGTVSYGELAGRAAAVAQALREGGCAAGDRVAIVMDKGAEQVAAVLGALLAGAVYLPVDTVQPPLRRAAILADAGVRHVLTQSWVQAGADWPDGTRVTAVDRLPALPWAVPPTDGDPDAPAYVIYTSGSTGRPKGVVISHRAAGNTVADINRRFEVTAEDRVLGLANLGFDLSVYDIFGPLSVGGALVLPDAERRADPSHWAGLIADHGVTLWNSVPAMMQMLAAYLESEPGADVSTLRLALLSGDWIPVTLPGEITDRIPGLEVIALGGATEASIWSIHHPCRALEPARRSVPYGRPLANQGFRVLDEQLRDRPVWAPGELYISGDGLAQGYWGDAETTAYRFVTHPATDSGSTAPVMSAATSRAVRSSSWAGRTPRSRSAGTGSNSGRSRRRSWTIPRSRPRASCSTARGPSAVSSASSRPRGRRSRSAPSRRTWRRWSARRPIRPPDGWSGARWRPTPRAWTRPSCPRWPTRWAHWACSGGPAPHTRSTRSWRAVESPPAITGWCGAGWRC; this comes from the coding sequence ATGACCAACGAAACGACCATCGTCGACCTGATAGCCGAACTGCGCGGCGCGGGAGTGCAACTCTGGGAAGAAGCAGGACAGCTGCGCTACCGCGCCCCGAAGGGAGTCCTGACCGGCGAACGGCTCCAGGCTCTGCGCGCCCACAAAGCCGCCGTCGTGGAGCGGCTGCGCGCCGACAGCGGCCCGGCGGCCATCGCTCCGGACGAGGCCGCACGGCACGAACCCTTTCCGCTCACCGACATACAGGCGGCCTATCTGCTGGGCCGCAACGACGTGTTCGGCTTCGGCGGCGTCGCCTGCCACGTCTACCTTGAGGTGAACTACCCCGACCTGGAACCGAAGCGGGTCGAAGCGGCGTGGAACACCCTCGTCAAACGCCATGACATGCTCCGGGCGGTCGTCGAGGCCGACGGCTACCAGCGCGTCCTCCCCACGGTGCCGCGCCTGTCCGTGCCCGCGACCGACCTGCGCGAGGCGGGCGCGGAACAGGTCCGGTCCGCCCTGGAGTCGACGCGTACCGAGCTGGGCCACCGGGTGTACGCGACCGAGCACTGGCCGCTGTTCGAGCTGCGTGTCACGCGTCTGGACGAGCGGGCCGTCCTGCATCTGTCCATGGACTTCCTGATCGCCGACTGGGCGAGCATCTGGCTGCTGCTGGCCGAGTTCGAGGCGCTGCACGCCGATCCGGCACACCAGCTGCCACCCGTCGACCTCCAGTTCCGCGACTATCTGCTGGCCGAGCGGCAGCTGCGTGAGACCAGCGGCTACCAGCGGGACAAGGACTACTGGTGGGCCCGCCTGGACGAGCTTCCGGCGGCCCCCGAGCTGCCGCCGGCCGAGCGCCCGGCGGATGCCGCGAGCACCGCGGAGACACCGCGGTTCCGGCGGCGCTTCCTCAAGCTGGACACCCCGGCGTGGGAACAGCTCAAGCAGCGCGCCCAGCGGCGTGGGCTGACCCCGTCCTCGGTGGTGCTGTCCGCGTACGCCGCGATCGTCGAACGCTGGAGCCGCACCCCGCGCTTCTCGCTGAACCTCACCGTTCTCAACCGCCTGCCCCTGCATCCGCAGGTGAACCGGATGGTCGGCGACTTCACCTCCGTCAATCTCCTCGCCGTCGACTGGAGCGCGGGCCGGTCCTTCACCGAACGCGCCGCGAGCCTCAGCGGACAGCTCTTCGACGACCTCGACCACCGGCTGTGCTCCGGCGTCGAAGTGATGCGCGAACTCGCCCGCCGCCGCGGGCGCGAGGCCGCCTTGATGCCGGTGGTGTTCACCAGCGCGATCGGGCTGGGCGAGCCTGATGCGGGCGAGCGGGCGACCGGGCGGCTGGACGGGTTCGGCATCACCCAGACACCGCAGGTGTTCATCGACTGCCAGGCCATGGACGACGCCGAGGGCCTCCAGGTCAACTGGGACGTGCGGGAAGGGGTCTTCCCGGACCGGGTCGTGGACGACATGTTCGACGCCTTCGAGACGCTGCTGCGCGCGCTCGCCGCGGAGGACGAACGGTGGGATGCGGATGCCGGGGCGGCGGTACCGCTACCGGACTGGCAGGCCGAGGAGCGCCGCCGCGCCAACGACACCGCCGCCCCGCTGCCCGACGGTCTGCTGCACCACGACGTCCTCGCCCGGGCGGCGCTCACCCCGGACCGCCCGGCGGTGATCGGCCCGCGGGGGACGGTGTCGTACGGAGAACTCGCGGGGCGCGCCGCGGCCGTGGCCCAGGCGCTGCGCGAAGGCGGCTGCGCGGCGGGCGACCGGGTCGCGATCGTCATGGACAAGGGCGCTGAGCAGGTGGCCGCGGTGCTCGGCGCCCTGCTCGCCGGGGCCGTCTATCTGCCCGTGGACACCGTCCAGCCGCCGCTGCGCCGCGCCGCGATCCTGGCCGACGCCGGGGTCCGGCACGTGCTGACCCAGTCCTGGGTGCAGGCCGGCGCCGACTGGCCCGACGGCACGCGGGTGACCGCCGTGGACCGGCTCCCGGCGCTGCCCTGGGCCGTCCCGCCCACCGACGGCGACCCGGACGCCCCGGCCTACGTCATCTACACCTCGGGCTCCACCGGGCGGCCCAAGGGCGTGGTGATCAGCCACCGCGCGGCGGGCAACACGGTCGCCGACATCAACCGCCGCTTCGAGGTCACCGCCGAGGACCGCGTCCTGGGGCTGGCCAACCTCGGATTCGACCTGTCGGTGTACGACATCTTCGGCCCGCTGTCGGTGGGCGGCGCCCTCGTCCTCCCCGACGCCGAGCGCCGGGCGGATCCCTCGCACTGGGCCGGGCTGATCGCCGACCACGGCGTCACCCTGTGGAACTCGGTGCCCGCCATGATGCAGATGCTGGCCGCCTACCTGGAGTCCGAGCCCGGCGCCGATGTCTCCACGCTGCGCCTGGCCCTGCTGTCCGGTGACTGGATACCGGTCACCCTGCCCGGCGAGATCACCGATCGCATACCGGGTCTTGAGGTGATCGCGCTCGGCGGCGCCACCGAGGCGTCGATCTGGTCCATCCACCATCCCTGCCGCGCGCTCGAACCGGCCCGACGCAGCGTTCCGTATGGGCGCCCGCTGGCCAACCAGGGCTTCCGGGTGCTGGACGAACAGCTGCGGGACCGTCCGGTGTGGGCGCCCGGAGAGCTGTACATCTCGGGTGACGGCCTGGCCCAGGGGTACTGGGGCGACGCGGAGACGACCGCGTACCGGTTCGTCACCCACCCCGCGACGGACAGCGGCTCTACCGCACCGGTGATGTCGGCCGCTACCTCCCGGGCGGTGAGATCGAGTTCCTGGGCCGGGAGGACACCCAGGTCAAGGTCCGCGGGCACCGGATCGAACTCGGGGAGATCGAGGCGGCGCTCCTGGACCATCCCGCGGTCGCGGCCGCGGGCGTCGTGCTCGACGGCTCGGGGGCCGAGCGCGGTCTCCTCGGCGTCGTCGAGACCGCGCGGTCGGCGGAGCCGGTCGGCGCCCTCGCGCCGGACCTGGCGCCGCTGGTCGGCGCGTCGGCCGATCAGGCCGCCGGACGGCTGGAGCGGGGCGCGGTGGAGACCTACGCCGCGCGCCTGGACGAGGCCGTCCTGTCCTCGATGGCCCACGCGCTGGGCGCACTGGGCCTGTTCGGGGGGCCCGGCGCCGCACACACGGTCGACGAGGTCCTGGCGCGCGGTGGAATCGCCTCCCGCCATCACTGGCTGGTGCGGCGCTGGCTGGCGGTGCTGA
- a CDS encoding methyltransferase, translating into MARYLNRAVSTLLRQVAEEHPGDRPLRVLEAGAGTGGTTEGVLEALTGVDADYLFTDVSPFFLPEARSRFGSHPWVRFGVFDVDADHRGQGLAPNAYDVVLAAGVLENARDIEAALARLTDLVAPGGWLVLTEPTREHPWILASQAFMMTEPGDAHRDGGPSYLDRDQWLGLLAKAGAEEVLCLPGDDHSLAPHGVHLFAARMKTDRTPVTEQELSRFLAERLPAHMLPSHLQVVDALPLTGNGKVDRRTLRGWRPAPVATERAETSDAPADALEAKLAALWSAALAIGSIGRSQSFYDLGADSLITARMAGRLREELPEAAHVPFDALLRQMLNQPTVEALARFLRARQQSDESGTGPGGRRSDGSNAVLVPFSSGGDGPLRVIFHAGLGTMDCFRPLAKELVAQELGPVLGIVVDDTARYCALDPAEVIERAADDYAARLLAEGHTRVQLIGYCLGGLYATEVARRLDERGVRVEDLILVSSHPVVFDVEDDLMIETLFIPNLHISLAQAGFGDIDGDTLVQGFMQCIQRHGGRVPAGALAEVGGSPELDRAGDFFRRLGAHTREERFARYAHAAAEATGQEMPAEMALGLFRVFRQSFLAARFTPDPYVGDVRFLLPSGASGFAPGMDDTTLGFWREVCVGDLQVTGIEGNHFSCIEEPNARDVAEHIALPLRTPAPPR; encoded by the coding sequence ATGGCTCGATACCTCAACCGCGCCGTGAGCACGCTCCTGCGCCAGGTGGCCGAGGAGCATCCGGGCGACCGGCCACTGCGCGTGCTGGAGGCGGGCGCGGGAACGGGTGGCACCACCGAGGGCGTCCTGGAGGCGCTCACGGGCGTCGACGCGGACTATCTGTTCACGGATGTCTCACCGTTCTTCCTGCCCGAGGCACGGTCGCGGTTCGGCAGCCATCCGTGGGTCAGGTTCGGGGTCTTCGACGTCGACGCCGACCACCGCGGGCAGGGTCTCGCGCCGAACGCATACGACGTGGTGCTGGCCGCCGGTGTGCTGGAGAACGCCCGCGACATCGAGGCCGCACTGGCCCGGCTCACCGACCTCGTCGCACCCGGCGGCTGGCTGGTGCTCACCGAACCGACCCGGGAGCACCCGTGGATCCTGGCCTCGCAGGCGTTCATGATGACCGAGCCCGGGGATGCCCACCGGGACGGCGGGCCCTCCTACCTCGACCGCGACCAGTGGCTCGGCCTGCTGGCGAAGGCGGGCGCCGAGGAGGTGCTGTGCCTGCCCGGTGACGACCACAGCCTCGCCCCGCACGGCGTGCACCTGTTCGCCGCGCGGATGAAGACCGACCGGACGCCGGTGACGGAGCAGGAGTTGTCGCGGTTCCTGGCCGAGCGGCTGCCCGCGCACATGCTGCCGTCGCACCTCCAGGTCGTCGACGCGCTTCCGCTCACCGGCAACGGCAAGGTGGACCGGCGTACCCTGCGCGGCTGGCGGCCCGCGCCGGTCGCGACCGAACGCGCCGAGACCTCCGACGCTCCCGCCGACGCGCTGGAGGCGAAGCTCGCCGCCCTCTGGTCGGCGGCCCTGGCCATCGGATCGATAGGCCGCTCGCAGAGCTTCTACGACCTGGGCGCGGACTCCCTGATCACGGCGCGGATGGCCGGCCGCCTGCGCGAGGAGTTGCCCGAGGCGGCGCACGTCCCCTTCGACGCGCTGCTGCGGCAGATGCTCAACCAGCCGACGGTCGAGGCACTGGCGCGCTTCCTGCGGGCCCGGCAGCAGTCGGACGAGTCCGGCACCGGTCCCGGTGGTCGCCGCAGCGACGGCAGCAACGCCGTCCTCGTCCCGTTCAGCTCCGGCGGCGACGGTCCGCTACGGGTGATCTTCCATGCCGGACTGGGCACGATGGACTGCTTCCGGCCCCTGGCGAAGGAACTCGTGGCGCAGGAGCTCGGTCCGGTGCTCGGCATCGTCGTGGACGACACCGCGCGGTACTGCGCGCTGGACCCGGCCGAGGTGATCGAGCGGGCGGCCGACGACTATGCGGCGCGCCTGCTGGCCGAGGGGCACACCCGCGTCCAGCTCATCGGCTACTGCCTGGGCGGCCTGTACGCGACCGAGGTGGCCCGGCGGCTGGACGAGCGCGGCGTGCGGGTCGAGGACCTGATCCTGGTGAGCAGCCATCCGGTCGTCTTCGACGTCGAGGACGACCTGATGATCGAGACCCTGTTCATCCCCAACCTGCACATCTCCCTGGCGCAGGCCGGGTTCGGCGACATCGACGGCGACACCCTGGTCCAAGGGTTCATGCAGTGCATCCAGCGCCATGGCGGCCGGGTGCCCGCCGGGGCCCTCGCAGAGGTGGGCGGAAGCCCCGAACTGGACCGGGCCGGGGACTTCTTCCGGCGCCTGGGCGCGCACACCCGCGAGGAGCGGTTCGCCAGGTACGCGCACGCGGCGGCCGAGGCCACCGGCCAGGAGATGCCGGCGGAGATGGCGCTCGGGCTCTTCCGGGTCTTCCGGCAGAGCTTCCTGGCTGCGCGCTTCACCCCGGATCCGTACGTGGGCGACGTCCGCTTCCTGCTGCCGAGCGGGGCGTCCGGCTTCGCGCCCGGCATGGACGACACCACGCTCGGCTTCTGGCGCGAGGTCTGCGTCGGCGACCTCCAGGTGACCGGTATCGAGGGCAACCACTTCAGCTGCATCGAGGAGCCCAACGCCCGCGACGTCGCCGAGCACATCGCCCTGCCACTCAGGACGCCCGCCCCGCCGCGCTGA